In the Mesorhizobium sp. WSM2240 genome, GTTGGTCCTTCCGGGCTTTGGGCATCCTTGCCGGGTTTCGGATTGTAAGCGTCCATGGGCTGGATCTATGCCCCCACGACGAGGATGTGCAGCGCCCGCGGGCCATGTGCGCCGAGGATGAGCTTCTGCTCGATGTCGCCGGAGCGCGAAGGCCCGGAGACGAGATTCAGAGTGCGCGGCATCTTTCCCTTTCCGAACGTCTTTCGGACCTTCGCGATCGCCGTTTCGAGGTCGCCGTCGATATCGGCGGCGTCGATGACGACAATATGATGCTCGGGCAGGAAATTGATCGTCGTCGGATTGCCGGCGCCCGAAAGCATGACCAGCGTCCCGGTCTCGGCGATGCCGCCCGCCGCATGGCTGACGCCGGCCGCGTCGTCGCCGTCCGAGGGCCCCTGCTTGACCTCCAGCGCCCGCTGCTTGCGCCACGGCATCGTCGCCAGCCTCGGATCGCCGCCCATGCGCACTGACGCGGGCAAATTCTTGCCGCGTAAATATTCCGCCACCGCCGCCGGTACATGTTCCGGTTTCGGGATGCGCTGGACCGTGGCGAACAGTTTTTCAGCCATGGCGCAGAACAATTCGACGCGGTCGGCCGCCGGAAGCTGCCCGCGCGCCGGAATGACGCCCTGCGGCGCTTTGTTCAGCCTGTCGGCCACGATCTTCCGGCGCATCTCGTCGCTCGACGGATGGCCGAGCGACTGCCGCACCTTGTTCAGGATCGCGTCGCGGGAACTCATCGCGCCGCCTCCCGCGCTATGTCGCGCTTGCCCAATTGCTGCATAAAGGTTCGCTTCTCGGGCGCTGGCAGCTCGCGATGCTTCGTCCAGCCGCCGGCGAGCGGCAGATAGCCGAACCTGCCCCGGCCGCGGTCGAGCAGCGACAGCATCGGGATCGCGATCGACGTTGCGAAGCGGTAAAGCGAGGGCCGTTTGGCCAAGAATGCCCAGAGCTTCAGCCCGGCGCGCTGGGTGGCGGGATTCAGCCCGCGCTCGAATTCGCGCTCGCGCCAGTGCCGCATCATTTTTGGCAACGGGATCTTCATCGGGCACACGCTTTCGCAGCGGCCGCAGAAGGTCGAGGCGTTGGGCAGGTGG is a window encoding:
- a CDS encoding lactate utilization protein; translation: MSSRDAILNKVRQSLGHPSSDEMRRKIVADRLNKAPQGVIPARGQLPAADRVELFCAMAEKLFATVQRIPKPEHVPAAVAEYLRGKNLPASVRMGGDPRLATMPWRKQRALEVKQGPSDGDDAAGVSHAAGGIAETGTLVMLSGAGNPTTINFLPEHHIVVIDAADIDGDLETAIAKVRKTFGKGKMPRTLNLVSGPSRSGDIEQKLILGAHGPRALHILVVGA